ATTCCATATCTTAATATAGTTCAACCTTTAGTTTCTAGGCACTTAAAAATTTTAAAAGATTGTGGAATAGTAGTTTATAGAAAAGAAGGAAATAAAAGAATATACTCAATCACAGATAAAAGAATACTTAAAGTAATCGATACTTTATCACCAGAACTAATTAAAAGCATTTCAAAACATATAGTTAAGCAAATAATTTAATAACACTCTTAATATGTTTTTATATTAATTTCCTCTAAGTCTTATGATAGTATTTAAAAATACTTAAAATGATCCTTTAACCCTCTTATTATAATAATACTTTAATTTTCTACTTTTCAAAACTCTCTATTTAATTCTCCCCTCTTTACTTTATATTTTATTAATTTAACAAAAAATTTATAAAATGGTCGTAATATTTTTGTACGTCCTCCCTTAGCAAAATATAGATTAATTAAACTATCTATCCAATAAAGATCATGTTTTAAACACTTGATTAAAAGCTCTTTATGTAGATATTTTATTTTAGTTCCTTTAAACCAATTTTCATTTTTTAATTTACCCATTGGAACAAAAAATAATGGCACTATTAAGCTTCTTATTCCTTTAAGATCATCGATCAACTCTATTGTTTTAATGATATCATCTTCAGTCTCTCCTGGTATGCCAATTATTAGAGTACACGCAGGTATTAGTTTATAATCATGCATTAAACCTAATCCTACTCGAACTATTTCTGGCCACTCTTCTGCTTTAAATGGATGTACTTTCATTGGCATAATCTTTTTTACGAGTTCTACAGAACCAGTTTCTATACCTACTTCAGCACCCCACCATGATTGTTTTTGTAATATAATCTCAGAAATTTTTGAGAAAAGTTTTGGTTTTAATGTAATTGTTGCAAGTGAGCAATGACTCCACCCTATTCTTTTACTTTCTTTTAAAACCATTTCATGAAGTTTAATAAGTTTTTCATCATTTGGAATAGTGTTTTTTGAACCATAAAGCATTACATCTTCAGCATGAAGACATGTACCTTCATTTACTTTCATGTTAACTTTTATTTCTCTTAAAATTTTTTCGTAAGAATACCATCTTAATGGCCTTAAAGTTACACTACAAAACTTGCAACTTCGACAACAACCACGTCCAATTTCTATTAAACCATTAATTGAAGGTGCTACAATTTCTGGTATTTCATCTAAACTCGGCACTTCTTTAATTGATACTTCATAATACTGTGGAAGTTTTTCATTATCTAAAACAGCTTGAACAATTTTCCCAATAATTTTTTCAGCTTCTCCATCAATTACGCAATCTATTTTATGTTCTTTAATAAATTTTGGTCTATATTTAAATTGCCAAGCACCCGGGCCTCCAATTATTATTTTTAAAC
The sequence above is drawn from the Nitrososphaerota archaeon genome and encodes:
- a CDS encoding metalloregulator ArsR/SmtB family transcription factor; translated protein: MNEEVNINKFRAKIFKALSDPIRLEIISLLRKKEWCACDLIPYLNIVQPLVSRHLKILKDCGIVVYRKEGNKRIYSITDKRILKVIDTLSPELIKSISKHIVKQII
- a CDS encoding radical SAM protein; translated protein: MSKKYDIILTADRTLMSDYHNHEFIGFGTCAPSNVIPDWLYKFLFFPSIKTNNGLPIAAPYGLRKIEAQLLREGFNVAIVDPDHLGKYINDTKVLGIYVMDPFGLGPASSTFTFIFKKEPFLAQYFRILIEKPEIKKAKEQGLKIIIGGPGAWQFKYRPKFIKEHKIDCVIDGEAEKIIGKIVQAVLDNEKLPQYYEVSIKEVPSLDEIPEIVAPSINGLIEIGRGCCRSCKFCSVTLRPLRWYSYEKILREIKVNMKVNEGTCLHAEDVMLYGSKNTIPNDEKLIKLHEMVLKESKRIGWSHCSLATITLKPKLFSKISEIILQKQSWWGAEVGIETGSVELVKKIMPMKVHPFKAEEWPEIVRVGLGLMHDYKLIPACTLIIGIPGETEDDIIKTIELIDDLKGIRSLIVPLFFVPMGKLKNENWFKGTKIKYLHKELLIKCLKHDLYWIDSLINLYFAKGGRTKILRPFYKFFVKLIKYKVKRGELNREF